CGAAGCTTGAGGAGAGAGATTTGCATATTTGCGAAACCTTGGCTCCAAGGTTAAGGGAAGATGGGCTCTATTTTGTAGGCATAGATATTGTTGGAGGGTATCTGACGGAAATAAACACAACCAGTCCGACAGGGGTACAAGAAATAAATAGACTAGATGAGACTAAGTTGGAAACACAGGTCTTAGATTTTGTTGAGGAAAAATGTCAAAGGGCCAAACTTGAAATTGGTCATAAGAATTAAGGTCTAAGTCAAATCTATTCTTATGGATGTGATGACTGATCCACGGTGTTAAAATTATATTACGGTCAATCAGCCGTAGAGCATTAATCAGAGTGGGTTTAGATGCTCCATAAATCAAGGGATAAATAGATGAAAATCACAAGAGAAACTGTTTTACATGTTGCTGAACTGGCAAGGTTGGAATTCCAAGAGAATGAGCTTGATAAGTTTCGAGAACAACTAGAAAATATTCTTGGTTATATAGAAAATCTAAATAAGCTCGACACCTCCGGCGTAGAACCAACTTATCACGTATTAGAGATTAGCACTCCCCTAAGAAGGGATTTAGTTGAACCATGGCTTAGCGTCGATCAGGCTTTAGAGAACTCTCCGGATAGAGAACATGATTTCTTCGCCGTTCCCAAGGTAATAGAAGGCTAAGGAGAAACAAATGGATCTGCCGTTTCTTACGATACGAGAGGCTTCTGATTTAATAAGGGAGAGAGAAGTTTCCTCCGCTGAACTTACAAAATCCGTATTGAGTCGGATCGAGAAGCTTGATAGCAGACTGAATTCATATATAACCGTTCTCAGAGATCAATCTATTAAGTCTGCAGAAGAGGCCGATAAACAGCTTGCTTCTGGTAATTATCAGAGTCCGCTACATGGGATACCAATTAGTATCAAGGATATATTCGTCATGAAGGGTG
The window above is part of the Thermodesulfobacteriota bacterium genome. Proteins encoded here:
- the gatC gene encoding Asp-tRNA(Asn)/Glu-tRNA(Gln) amidotransferase subunit GatC, which codes for MKITRETVLHVAELARLEFQENELDKFREQLENILGYIENLNKLDTSGVEPTYHVLEISTPLRRDLVEPWLSVDQALENSPDREHDFFAVPKVIEG